The Penicillium digitatum chromosome 6, complete sequence genome contains the following window.
TACCCCGACCGTGATGATGAGAACTGGATGAAGCACACACTCTCCTGGCAGAAGAAGCCTCACGGCGAGGTCAAGCTGAGTTACCGTGCCGTTGAGGCTAACACCTTGGATGAGTCGGAGTGCAAGCCCGTCCCTCCTTTCAAGCGTACCTACTAAGCTCGCTATTTTTGAATCGACCCGCAGAGAGTACCGAGGATACCACGGAGTTGTTTCAGATGGACCCTATCGACGCCCTCTCCCTGCCTCGCGGTTTTGAGGTAGAGCTAGGGCTTGTGGCGTCACAAGGCCCCGTTTCAAGGGGAAATATCTATGAAAaagacctttttttttttgttgacTGTGTTACTTACCATCATGTATAGCCAtatttttttccttctatCTCAACAGGCGAAGAGTTGGTGTGCTGAGTACTTTCCCCCTCAGTTTGTCTCATATGATTTGATTTATCTTCTTAATGTTTTCCTGTACCCCTGATAGGTAttgtagtttttttttttccttgtcCCGTATTCAAATTCTCTCTCTTTGTCGAATTTGGCCAAAACTCCGGTTGAACCCTGGCTTGTTGACAAAGACACCCAACACCAGCCCCTTCGAGTCTCATTTCGAGCCTTGATTGATCTGTGACTGATAACTTTCTAATTCGCTAGATTCTGCGATCATTTACCACAGAATCATCTAAACCGTGTCTCGTCAAAGAGCCAAGGAGCCTCACAGCTAAATAGAAACCAGCATTGGGTGGGTGAAGCCCATTGGTGACAGAAATACGACGATCTATGTGACATGTCATTACCACCCTGCACCAACACTAACAAAGGGCCCCTTTCTttcagggacatggtcttgATCTCCGTTCCATAGATAATAATGAATGACCCATTTGACCTCTGTCGTCATTTCTACTATTAGATTCTTAAATCTTGTTGAAAGGACGAGACATCTCGCTTCCAGTCGTTCAAGCTTGTGACACTCAGCGTAACTGCCGTGTCTTGCGATTCGATCGAGTTCTTTTCGGATTCTATGAATGAAACTTGATCGTGAGGATGGTGTTCGAAATGGAGTCTCCTGAGTCCTACGGGTCTCGTGTCCCTCGAGACCTTAATACTTGCTCTGGGACTGCGCAGTGGTATGTCTGCACGGCAGGCAACTTCCGTGGATGCTGCTCAAGTAATCCGTGCACTTCGGGCATTTGTCCggacgatgatgaagacgacACACTATCATTGACCACAGCTGGGGTCATTGGCTTGTTGCCCAACCTGTCGCCGAGAACCACTACTGTTTCCTCTACATCCACTTTGTCGGTATCCACGGATCCGACTTCGACGGCCATTACGGCTTCTTTGGCAGCTTCTATTACTTCAGAAACATCAGCAGGTTCGGAGACTCCCACGGCTTCAGAGACATTCACATCCCGAGTTACACTCACGGCTTCGAAAGTGTCTTTCAATACTGACACAACCATGGCCATAGAACCTACAGGTGCTACTGCGTTGTCCTCGATTCTGGCCGCTAGTGCGTCTCCATCCAGTACCTCATTCAGCAACCCAAAAGCCGCATCCTCAAACCTGGGCGCAATCATCGGCGGTGTTGTTGGAGGGATTGCAGTCTTGATTTTATGTATCGTCCTACTTTTCTGTTGCTGTCGCCGCAAGAGGGAGTATGGGAAACGCGGAAAGGGTTTGACTTTCGTCACATGGTACCCATCCAGATTTACGCGGAAAGATCGAGTAACATCATCCGAAATGAAAGCGCCCCTATCGCCATCAGACTACGAAACACATAGTAAGCACGAATTCGTCCATTATCACCTTGCCATTGAGGCAACTATAACATTTTACTGATACTAGACATTGCATTAACATTAGACTCATTGAGCACAGTGTCTCCATTCACCACAGATAGCACACAAGCAAGCATAATGCTCACCCCAGACCTAGCATTAGGGCCATCCTCAACGAGCCTCATCCCATATTCTCCCCACAAAACACCCCCTGTCCCGCCAACACAACCGCACTCAACCGAGCTCTTCGCTTCGGTCCCTCCTCGCCGAGGATTTACCCCAGAGCTACCAGACACGGGCTTCCATCGTCTGCGTGCTGAGCTAGCATCTCACTCCCAGAGCGAGCTGATCAACGTACCCATAGAGCAACGACAGCGACAGCAGAATCATTCCCAGTCGATAAATAGTCTGCGGGCTTGGGAATCTCCCGCCTTGGCGCCTATAGCCAGTTCACATGCAGGCTCAGCAAGAAACGGCAGCAGCCACAGCCATAGCAATAGCAACGGCGGTAGTCCGGGGAGAAACCAAACTGGACGACTCATCACTGCCGAGGGAGTTGTCCTAGGTGCGAATCTAGATCGATACTCCAATAGCATGGAAACTGGAGAGTCTCAGGCCCAGAATGAAAGGGGAAGGACGGCCGAGCGCGGTAGGACAGATCATGTTATGAGTTTCATGCAGTATGCCGGGAGGCCGGAGGACCGGGGCTTAGGGAATGGGCTTGGAATCGCAATAAGTGATTATACTTCCAGTCCTCAGGCACGCCGGAGAAGTGCGTCCGGGTCGCGGCCCAAGCCTGTGGAGCGCAGCTTGGAAGATGACATTGCGGCTGCGGAGAGTAATGTTGACGTCCCGCCTGCTTATGAGGTGAAAGAGGGCGCTCCTGGACCCGACCTCAAGTCTCCGTCTGGAAGGATGTGTATGAGCCCGAGATCAGGGACTTGAAGGGTTGCTTTTGGGGTTGTTTTGGTTTTAGGTGGCTTGTTGCTGGTTGTTTCGATGTTTGGGTTGGAGTCCCGACGTGAGAGTTTTGATGAGATTTGAACGATGGCCCGATAGGTATGTTGTATAATATCCCTCCTTTTGTTAGCACAACATGGTTTGACCCTTTTAATTATTGGAAGACACCTAAACAAGTCAAATCATATATTCATTTTTGTCTAACCGAAAGCCGAAAAGTAGGTTTCTGTCATATATCGTATCCTAAAAGATCTTACAGTAAATTCTTCAGCACGGCGGTCTGCTCGAGGACTGCACGCTTGCTGGTTCCGCCAATAGCATCCTTCAGCTCGACGGCACGCTCATAGTCAAGGCAAGCCTGGACATCAGCGTCGAAGCGAGCGTCGACTTCCTGGAGCTGCTTCAGAGAGAGCGTGTCCATGGGAACATTGGTGTTCTCGGCCAGAGCAACGACGCGGCCCGAGATGTGGTGTCCCTCGCGGAAAGGCACGCCCTTGCGGACAAGGTAGTCGGCAATTTCGGTCGCCAGCATCTCCGGGGCGAGGGCAGCAATCATCTTCTCAGGGATGACGGTGAGGGTCGAAAGCACACCGGTTGCAATCTGAATGCTGTCGCTGACAGTCTTGACGTGGTCGAGCATGGGCTCAACACTCTCCTGCAAATCCTTGTTGTAGGTAGTGGGCAGGCCCTTGATTGTGCACATCAAGCCAGCCATCTGGCCGAAGGCACGACCAGACTTGCCGCGGAGCAGCTCCAGGCTGTCTAAAATGCGGAACCGTCATTAGTATGCTGCATCAACTTGCGGAGATGGGGTTCAAACTTGcctgcgttcttcttctgggGCATCAGTGACGACCCAGTCGAGTAGGCATCCGACAGACGGACAAAGCCGAACTCCAGACTGCTGTAGATGATCAGATCCTCGGCCCAGCGGGAAATCTTGAGCATGAATGAGCTGCCCCACTGCATGGTCTCCATGGCAAAATCGCGGTCCGCAACCGCGTTCATGGAGTTGTACAGCAAACCATCGAAGCCAAGCTCTTTGGCCATAGCCTCACGATCAATGTTGAAGCAGTTACCGGCAAGGGCACCAGTGCCGAGGGGGCTCTTGTTGACGCGACGGATCACCTCACGCAGACGCTCCAGCTCGCTAGCGAAGGCAGTGGCGTGCGACAGGATCCAGTGGGACCAGCGGACGGGCTGAGCCTTCTGCAAGTGGGTGTAGCCGGGCATGAGATAAGCGATATCGTTCTCCGCGCGGGCAATGGAGACCTTGATCAGATCGATGAGGTGGCTCTCGATCAAACGGAGCTCATCGCGGAGCCACAAGCGCATGTCCGTGGCAATCTGCTCATTACGCGAGCGACCGGTGTGCAGCTTGCCGCCGATATCCTTGCCAATGATCTCGCCCAGACGGCGCTCGTTGGCGGTGTGGATGTCCTCGTCATTCTCCTTGGCCACAAAAGTGTTTGTTTGCCATTCCTGGGCGATCTGCTTGAACCCACGCTCGATCTCGGCGAACTCTTGTGGTGTGAGGATACCAGACTTGGTGTTGGCGCGAGCGAAGGCAATTGAGCCAGCAATATCCTGCTTCCAGAACACGCGATCGTA
Protein-coding sequences here:
- a CDS encoding Adenovirus E3 region protein CR2, with protein sequence MVFEMESPESYGSRVPRDLNTCSGTAQWYVCTAGNFRGCCSSNPCTSGICPDDDEDDTLSLTTAGVIGLLPNLSPRTTTVSSTSTLSVSTDPTSTAITASLAASITSETSAEPTGATALSSILAASASPSSTSFSNPKAASSNLGAIIGGVVGGIAVLILCIVLLFCCCRRKREYGKRGKGLTFVTWYPSRFTRKDRVTSSEMKAPLSPSDYETHNSLSTVSPFTTDSTQASIMLTPDLALGPSSTSLIPYSPHKTPPVPPTQPHSTELFASVPPRRGFTPELPDTGFHRLRAELASHSQSELINVPIEQRQRQQNHSQSINSLRAWESPALAPIASSHAGSARNGSSHSHSNSNGGSPGRNQTGRLITAEGVVLGANLDRYSNSMETGESQAQNERGRTAERGRTDHVMSFMQYAGRPEDRGLGNGLGIAISDYTSSPQARRRSASGSRPKPVERSLEDDIAAAESNVDVPPAYEVKEGAPGPDLKSPSGRMCMSPRSGT
- a CDS encoding Fumarate lyase, which translates into the protein MSNPKGVAENMLWGGRFTQGLDPLMVQYNTSLPYDRVFWKQDIAGSIAFARANTKSGILTPQEFAEIERGFKQIAQEWQTNTFVAKENDEDIHTANERRLGEIIGKDIGGKLHTGRSRNEQIATDMRLWLRDELRLIESHLIDLIKVSIARAENDIAYLMPGYTHLQKAQPVRWSHWILSHATAFASELERLREVIRRVNKSPLGTGALAGNCFNIDREAMAKELGFDGLLYNSMNAVADRDFAMETMQWGSSFMLKISRWAEDLIIYSSLEFGFVRLSDAYSTGSSLMPQKKNAGNLELLRGKSGRAFGQMAGLMCTIKGLPTTYNKDLQESVEPMLDHVKTVSDSIQIATGVLSTLTVIPEKMIAALAPEMLATEIADYLVRKGVPFREGHHISGRVVALAENTNVPMDTLSLKQLQEVDARFDADVQACLDYERAVELKDAIGGTSKRAVLEQTAVLKNLL